Proteins from a genomic interval of candidate division WOR-3 bacterium:
- a CDS encoding single-stranded DNA-binding protein, with amino-acid sequence MTEQNNDARTRTSAQLRLGSLNVVLLIGRVTMDPDLRYTPKGTPVISFRIAVNRRYKDQATDEWKDQTGFFSVNAWGQLAERLGETMKRGSAVLIEGELRSRTYDTKAGEKRSVVEIYARRVQVLDRSPAEPGAVPTEPQPPDEEFEPQTDQLDDIPF; translated from the coding sequence ATGACTGAGCAGAATAACGACGCCAGAACGCGCACTTCGGCTCAGCTTCGACTGGGCTCGCTGAACGTGGTGCTGCTCATAGGACGGGTCACGATGGACCCGGACCTGCGCTATACGCCCAAAGGCACACCGGTCATCAGTTTCCGGATTGCGGTAAACCGCCGGTACAAGGACCAGGCGACGGACGAGTGGAAAGACCAGACCGGTTTCTTCTCAGTGAACGCCTGGGGGCAACTCGCCGAGCGGCTTGGGGAAACAATGAAACGCGGCTCGGCGGTGCTCATCGAAGGTGAGCTGAGAAGCCGGACGTACGACACGAAAGCAGGCGAAAAGCGGAGCGTAGTTGAAATCTACGCCCGCCGGGTTCAAGTCCTCGACCGGAGTCCGGCCGAGCCAGGTGCGGTGCCAACAGAGCCCCAGCCACCTGATGAGGAATTTGAACCTCAGACCGACCAGCTCGACGACATACCGTTCTAG
- the rpsF gene encoding 30S ribosomal protein S6 has translation MEHYEVAMLLSPDFSDKDVERFAQETKEMLSKFGATDIGEEKIERRAFAYPVKKHNEGFYVFIGFNGPPSLPGEVRTELRHREGLLRLAFIRKPETPAEPELSVEPEPTAEPQTEPAAEAPPAPVDELQPEVKND, from the coding sequence TTGGAACACTACGAAGTAGCAATGCTTCTGAGTCCAGACTTCTCGGACAAGGACGTCGAGAGATTTGCCCAAGAAACCAAGGAGATGCTCTCAAAGTTCGGCGCGACGGACATTGGCGAGGAGAAGATCGAACGCCGGGCTTTCGCCTACCCGGTTAAGAAGCACAACGAGGGCTTCTACGTTTTTATCGGCTTCAATGGTCCACCCAGCCTGCCCGGCGAGGTGCGGACTGAACTCCGGCACCGAGAAGGACTCTTGCGTCTGGCGTTCATCCGCAAACCTGAAACACCGGCAGAACCTGAGTTGTCGGTCGAACCTGAGCCTACCGCCGAGCCGCAAACAGAACCTGCAGCCGAAGCACCGCCCGCGCCGGTGGATGAATTGCAGCCGGAGGTGAAAAATGACTGA
- the ychF gene encoding redox-regulated ATPase YchF — protein MKVGIVGLPNAGKSSLFNLLTNAQARVDCYPFTTIEKNVGVVSVPDERLEAIGQLTRPEKLTPAHIDFVDIAGLVKGASKGEGLGNKFLAHIREAHLILHLVRNFPSTNVLHVFDAVDPDRDAAVVETELALADLAVVDRKLEHVRKEPKSAEHDHLLSALEKLSAALAQGFFLPELSVDERSAVRPLHLFVTKPTLYAVNCSDSEPADPGRFPWLAARNALLISCALEQAMKDFNEQEKVEMRISLGLAAEGPAALVVRGFAILDLIRFYTVKGDESRAWAAPRGITALEAASMIHSEIGAGFIKAEVATYSDLVAAGSFQACRDAGKVKVEGKNYVVQDGDVLHIRFRT, from the coding sequence CAACTTGTTGACCAATGCCCAGGCAAGGGTTGACTGTTACCCGTTTACTACGATTGAGAAGAATGTCGGTGTTGTGTCGGTGCCGGACGAACGGCTCGAGGCTATTGGCCAGCTTACCCGGCCGGAGAAACTTACGCCAGCGCACATTGACTTTGTGGACATTGCCGGTCTTGTCAAAGGAGCAAGCAAAGGCGAGGGGCTAGGAAACAAGTTCCTGGCTCACATCCGCGAAGCCCATCTCATCCTTCATCTCGTGCGCAACTTTCCTTCGACCAACGTTCTGCACGTATTCGACGCCGTTGACCCAGACCGGGACGCCGCAGTCGTCGAGACCGAGCTTGCGCTTGCCGACCTTGCGGTTGTTGACAGGAAACTGGAGCACGTGCGCAAGGAGCCGAAGTCGGCGGAACATGACCACCTGCTTTCCGCGCTGGAAAAACTCAGCGCCGCACTGGCGCAGGGTTTCTTCTTACCCGAGTTGTCGGTAGACGAGCGGTCTGCGGTCCGGCCACTGCATCTGTTTGTGACTAAGCCGACGTTGTACGCGGTCAACTGCTCTGATTCCGAGCCGGCTGACCCTGGCAGGTTCCCCTGGCTCGCAGCCCGGAACGCACTGCTCATTTCGTGTGCGCTTGAGCAGGCGATGAAGGACTTCAACGAACAAGAGAAGGTCGAAATGCGAATCAGTCTCGGCCTTGCTGCCGAAGGACCGGCCGCGCTGGTTGTCCGCGGCTTTGCCATACTGGACCTTATTCGTTTCTACACGGTCAAGGGTGACGAGTCCCGAGCCTGGGCCGCGCCGCGTGGTATCACTGCGCTTGAGGCTGCGAGCATGATTCATTCCGAGATTGGAGCCGGTTTCATCAAGGCTGAGGTGGCAACGTACTCAGACCTGGTTGCGGCCGGTAGTTTTCAGGCCTGCCGGGATGCCGGCAAAGTCAAGGTCGAAGGCAAGAACTACGTCGTGCAGGACGGCGACGTCCTGCATATTAGATTCAGAACCTAG